In Nerophis ophidion isolate RoL-2023_Sa linkage group LG15, RoL_Noph_v1.0, whole genome shotgun sequence, the sequence agctcatttttatttgacacttaaaatgtctctgacaatcttgcactttctgttttggaaatgacttgaacgtttgtgccactgcttaataactgtttaataaatacagttttggtcaattgacttagttgtgatttccttctctgcatgagagtttaaaatgagcatatattaatgctttATGGAcacgaatgttttaatgtagacacatagaatcatcatactgctgtgattatatgtatcaagtgtattgtgtatcgcgatatagccttaaaatatcgagatattaaaaaaaggccacatcgcccagtcctaatgctactttttatagcaacgtttGTGCCTCACATTTGacgaattaaagttgtctattcgacatattcccgcttgaagccgaaccaccgccagagagtctggGGAGTTTATTCTGACATGAGAGTTAAGAGACGGGAAACATCTGTGACATGAGAGTCGACTATGAAATGAGAATCTACTGACACAAGTGTCTAGTAAATCCACCACGGTATGAGGAATCGACTGACATGATATCcaaggagacacaaggagtgggaagagcctgtagtgtaatgcccgcagctaaaagcaactgtgtgagaacgtatactcgaatatcacgatatagtagggctctgcgatatatcgatacaaacgatatactgtgggtttgtctctgtgcgatatagaaaatgactatatcgtaatattcgagtgtatgttctcatgcagttgcttttagctgcgggcattacactacaggctcttctcactccttctcgtctctccttctcacagagacataaaacaagcccgccttcttacatacgtcacatactgtcacgcgtctagcgtcatacgttctcgcggagcagagaggtagcagcatggctaaagttagcgagttgagtgacattacaagagagagaaggtgcgaaactgatcacaaatggaggaagaacaattaatgcccaaaaaacTGCAGGGGGtccatctggcggtggtttggcttcaagcaggaagataTTCAGCACACAACAGCAATatacaaagtatgcagcagaagtgttataaaatgtagcagcactactaatttgttctttcatttaaaaagtcacccgcgagagaatgaagagtatttaataaatacacttttggtcaattgacttagttgtgattttcctctgTTTAAaagaagcatatattaatgcagtatgaagaagactgttttaatgtagacacatagaatcattatactgctgtgattatatgcatcaagtgttcattcaaggctaaggaaaaatatcgagatataccttatttccctgaattgccgctggggcgctaattaatttaaaacctcttctcactcctgcgcttaccaaaggcatgcggtaaaagtaagcctgcgctacttattttaaaacctcttctcactccggcacttaccaaaggtacgcagtaaaaatttgagtgtgatgtaagcttggaccttaaatcctactgaatagctcttaatcttcttcccttcatgcgatttaaaattaccggtattgaaatcagcctcctccattttgaaaatgatgacaggggaagtgtcactcgtgacgtcacgggtttgacggtaatactaagcatgcgctaattattttgggaagcgagtttgacccggcagtaattcaaggcaggcacatactatatgccctgcggcaattcaaggaaatacggtatatcgtaTATCGTGATATTAATAAAAGACAATATCCCCCAGCCCAATGCtggtcattttttatatcgcacagagacaaacccgcgatatatcgatatatcgcccagccctaattggcacatactgtatgtttCATACCTCAGTAGTACAAAATGTCTTCATTTAAGGGTGAGCACTGCTGGACTGTGTGCATCTTCTCCATGAGAGGCGATGAGGCGACCCGGTGGAGGGAGGTGGGCTGCCAGTGGGAGCCCCAAGTGGGCTGGACCAGCGAGGTCGGCTGTCAGAGAGACGTCGACAGTCGTGATGTTGCTGTCCAGGTGGACCTGCTCACTCAGACGCTCGGCTGGCGACACAAAGGTGACACGGGAGATGCATCCTCAAATTTGTCAGCGTACTTCCTCTCACACGTCATCCTCACTCGCAGGCACGGCCGCCATGCCGGTTCCGTGTTCGGCGCGCCAATCCGCCGAACAAAATGGCGGCGCAGTGTTGCGCAGGGTCAAAGCTGTTCGAAACGCCGTCAAAACACAGACGCCATGCCTCCCCGTTTCCTCCTCTACCCCCCCGCAGCCGTCCGGCGCCCGTCCGCAGAGAATACGACGCCCTCCCAAGTGGCGAGAAGACCTGCTGACGCTGCCCGAGCCCCTGTCTAGTGACTGCTCTGACCTGGCGGCGGCTGACGAAGCCACGCGGACGCAACTTGAGGCAGGTAAGAAGTGGTCAAGTGGTGTTGAAATTTTAAACTCCCGCTGCAGCTTCACGCCATCTCTCCTAATACCACCAGGTGTGTTGGCGGTGGTGAAGCTGGAGGACGAGAGCAGCGTGTGCGACGTGTGCGGTCAAGTGATGAAGAACAAGTCCAGTTTGATCCGTCATTCTTTCATCCACACGGGCGAGAAGCCGTTTGCGTGCCACCTGTGCGACCTGCGCTTCAATCGCAGCGACAACCTGCGCCATCACCTCAGCCACGTACATCCAGGTGGCGTCGCCAGGCGGGAGAGGCGGCGGCCTAAGCAGACGTGGCTGTGCGACGCGTGCGGGAAGACCTTTCGCTGCAGGTCGGCGCTCAAGACGCACGAGGTCATCCACCTGGGCATCAAACCTCACCACTGCGACCTTTGCCCCAAGGCCTACATGCGCACCATTGACCTGGACCACCACAAGAAGACGGTGCACGAGGACGGCGGTGAGAGGACGCGGAGCGTTGGCTCGCTGCTCTGCGACTTCTGCGGCAAGGAGTTCAAGTTCCGGTCACAGCTGGCCGCTCACCTGCTGACACACACGGATGAGCGGCCGCACCTGTGCGAGGTGTGCGGACGCAAGTTCTGCCGCCAGTTCCAGCTGGAGCGCCACAAACGGCTGCACCCCGACGGCTGCGTTGAGCATGGAACGCTGCCTTGCCAAGTCTGCGGCCGGCGATTTAACACGGAAGCGATGCTCGCCGCGCACTCGCGTGTGCACACGGATGAAAAACCCTTCCGCTGCGGCGTGTGTCTGCGCAGGTTTATGAGCGGCGCCTGCCTAAAGAGGCACAACACACGAGTGCACCTCAAAATGGGGCAGAAGGCGCCGACATTCTCTGGCACCTCGCGTGCGCCCAAAGTCTTCCCGTGCTCCATGTGCGGCAAGGTGTTCAAGTTCCCATCCCTGCTGAACAACCACGCCGCCGTGCACAGCGAGGAGCGACCGCACTCCTGCGACATGTGCACCCGCCGCTTCCGGCGCCTCAGCCACCTCAAGAGACACCGGCGAGTTGTCCACCTGGACGGCGCCCGCCCGCCACAGACTTTCATCTGCCATATTTGCGGCAAGGACAAGAAGTGCCGCTCGCAGCTGGCCCGGCACATCATCATCCACACGGGCGAGCGACCCTTCGGCTGTGAACTTTGCGGCGCTCGCTTCAATCGCCATGGCAACCTGCAGCAGCACAGGAAGCGAATGCACGGTGTGGGGATGCCGTGTGCAGACGAAGAGACGCCTGTTCTGTTTGATGACCTCGACGGGGACGTGGTCGTTAGCTACAAACAGGAAGAGATTGTGACTAGTGAAGTGGCCACGCCCCCTGAATGAAGCTCTTACCTCCCGTTTAATGCAAAGTTGTCAATAAAACTTAAATACCAAAGATACCAACATTTTTCCACATAACAGTTGAACTCAGAAGCTGATTGGCTGAACAAACTTGATTTTATGATTAGCTCGATGTCCTGTTAGCTCTTTGTGGACAATAAAGGTCGCATGTCacatatgtttgattagcacagaCTTCGCCCCTTTCCCCTTGATTGGTTTAAAGCGTGTTAGACGGCAGCTTGGACGGTCACACCTCCATGGCGTCGGCTTTGGGCGCCTTGGAGATCCACAGGTTGGATTGTCTCACAGCAACTTTGGTGCGGGACGGACTGTGGGAGGAGCCAGAgtgttgattgacagcagtcacacgcacacacttgaTCAATACATCTGCTCACCTTCTGCTTAGCGCGTGGAAACAACAACTCCCAGCAGCCACCAGGATGAGCAGCATGAGAGGAATGGTGGGAATGATGACGTAGAGCAGCAGCATGCCTTCAAGAGACAACAAAATGAGGGCGGTGCCTAGTGGTTGCCATGGTAACAAAAGTGTGTTTACCTGAGGTTCCGGCCAATGTGACCTGAGGAGGGAGTAGCTCACCAGCACTGTCCTGTGTGGCCTCTGCACAGATgcagcatcatcatcatccatACAATACTGTTGATGAAACTACTTTCCCCACTTACCTGTGCCCCGCCCACCAGCTGTGCCATGTTCCTCTCCCAGCTGGCGCCCTGACAGACATATTGACGAGTGAGCGTGATTGGTCGAGCAATAAGAGGTGTGTAAAGATGATGATGCTGGATACCTGGTGGATATTTGCAGATGAAGTTGTGCTTCATGTTGCATCGGTCGTCATTCCACTGGTAGAGgtaagccccgcccactccaGAAAGTGCCGCAGGCTGGTGGTACATGACCACGCAGGATTCTCCGCCACAGGATGGCTCGTCGAAATACCAGTTCCTGCATCACAATCATTTTTATTAACACAAAATATGAGATGAGATTTATACCAAAACAACAGCAAGAACATAAGGAATATACAGGTATATTTGCAtttaaaatatgtacatataaaacTGTAGAGATTgagaaaatataattttaaaaacaaaaactaatttatttatttctaacTCACTTAGTTTTTTCATTCAAAGTTTATTTTAATATACAGTAAAATTGCCTTTCTAATTTTGTGTACTTTGTAAATTAATTTTCATAAATAAACTTAATACAACTATTTAAAACTATTTTTCTAAATGCTATcctaattttatatattttgtaaaTGAATGTTTACAGTGAAATAACCCCATCCAACTAATATGACACCCCCGCCCCAAAATGTGCAAAATTATTGTTTAAGACAAAAACTATAATGTTATTTTGTGCAAATCTAATTCAATGTGTAATTTTTTAAATGCTATCTTAATTTTATATATTTCGTAAAGAAATgttcacagtaaatgaactccATCTAACAAATTAAAACATAACCCCGAAATTCGTAAAATTAGTTTTCAAGACAGTCTACAATGTCATTTTGCGCTATACCACTTTTATTACCGGTATTTTAAAAATGTCCTCCtaattttatacattttgtaaatgattttttacagtaaaataactcCATCAAACTAATTAAAACTTTACAAAAAttgttattaaaatatttttagaaGCAGAACTATGTTATTTTGCACCAGACTTAAGGTATTTTACTGTATTATTTTATAGACGCCATCctaattttatacattttgcaaatACAGTTTTACAGTAAATAAACTTACATCTATCAAATTAAAGAgctaaaatatgtttattataaactattcttaaaaaaaatatatataatgttattTGGCACCAGAGTAATTCTATTACCGGCAATATTATTCAATTAACGCTATCCTAATattatacatttattatattCATTTTCACAGTATGTCAACTAACTTCCAACTTATTAAAACTTCCCCGGTAATgctattaaaaaatatttaaaaacaaataactaTGTTATTTTGCACGAGgctgttttattatattttacaaATGCCATCTAAATTTTATATACTTTGTAAGTTGAAAAAAGTACTTTTCACACTAAATAAACTCCAACTGATTAAAAGCCTCCAAAACATtttcaattaattttaaaaaactacaATGTTATTTTGTCTTGGGCTaacttattttattatttcataaACAACATGCTAattgtacatattttgtacattaATTTACATGGTTattaaattattttcaaaaacaacTCTACAGTAGTAATTTACGCTCAGAGTACATGATTTTATTATTTCAGAAACGCCAGATCAATTTTATACATCCAGTAAATACATTTTCACAGTAAATTAAAACTCCGTGCaactaattaaaataaaaaaatgcttttaatttgaatgaaatttaaaacaaaaaaaacttatttgTGCCAgacttatttgttttaattaatacTTCATAAACACCGTTCAAATTTTATGTATTTTGTAAATAAGTCTTCACAGTAAATTAATTCAAAGTGAAGTAAATGAAAACATTACATCATGTGCTCTGCATTATGCACATTACGTTAGGTACAACACAATatgtaatgtaaataatcaaaatcgATTAATTAAACTGTAACTTGTAAAtccattaaataaatatataaaaaggtGTTTCATCAAATCAAAGGAAACACAAAGCACATTTTTATCCCATTATTGCAAGAGTTTTTTAATCTTAAAATTCACTAAATTAGTTCAATGTAATCAGGAGCAATCAAGGATGAAATAATTGCATAAAGTCCCGCATATATGCTGTAtataataaatgttttattacatGGAAGTTATTGCTGCTTTACCCTGCTTCATAATGTCATAATATTTTCCCTCAGCTATTGCAATAATATAGTTTTAGAGGTAATTTAATAACATTGTGTGcatttattgatacttttatgGCTCCTAATAGCTCTAATATTACTTTTGTACCAgtcgtcttaaaggcctactgaaacccacttctactgaccacgcagtctgatagtttatacatcaaagatgaaatattaacattgcaacacatgccaatacggcctttttagtttactaaattgcagttttaaatttcctgcgaagtgtcctgttgaaaacgtcgcggtatgatgacacgtgtgtttgacgtctcgggttgtagcggacattattttccagcccgatccaagctataaatagtctgttttaatgacataattacacagtattctggacatctgtgttgctgaatcttttgcagtttgttcacttaataatggagaagtcaaagtagaaagatggaggtgggaagcttttagccttaagccacacaaacacagccggtgtttccttgtttaaaattcccgtaggtgaagctttactatggaacagaggggtcaagcgaacatggatcccgaccacatgtcaaccggcaggtttcggtgagaaaattgtggtaataagtgggCTCATACTGGAGACATCAACGGAGCTTCCGTCCTGTTGCAGCTGTGTTACTTCCCTCAAAGAcactcgcggtcaacacacccgtggccacacccctccgatttcaggtactatttaatctcactaaaacactagcaacatgataggcagataagggattttccagaattaataacatctgaatcgctcccactgcaatcgcctttttttttaaactttttttttctttatagtccttcactctaaatttcctcatccatgaatctttcatcctcgctcaaattaatggggaaattgtcgctttctcggtccgaatagctcttgctgctttaggctatgattgtaaacaatgtgaggatgtgaggagctctatgacccgtgacgtcacgcgcacatcgtctgctacttccggtaaaggcaaagcttttttattagcgaacaaaagttgcgaactttatcgccgatgttctctaataaatcctttcagcaaaaatatggcaatatagcgaaatgatcaagtatgacacatagaatggacctgctatccccatttaaataagaaaatctaatttcagtaggcctttaaaaccactCCCCTCGACACCACGTGTATTTTGACAAATAATAATCTACATGGAGCCATTTATTGCAGAAGAAACAAGACGCTCGTGCATGCCAGATCCGATGTTGTGTAACGTGTGAAatttcacacacacgcacagagggTGTGTTAGTCCCTACCTGAAGGATGCCATGCTGCCATCAGTCCACCTGTAGAGCTGCGGACAGGAAGTGGCGACGTCGGGAGCTTTATGGTCCTCACCATCCACCCGAGTCAGACCGATCCAGAAGTCTCCATCTGCTATTCCAGCTCCGCCTCCTCCTGCTCCTGAGCGCAACTCCTGggggaagggggaaaaaaataggatgaggagaagaagaggaaggCGAAGGTTGGTCTCACCTGCAGCAGGTGTTCGACGTCTTCCTGCTCGGAGGGACTTTCAATGCTGAGCAGCGAGCCGCCGTCCATGTGACACGCCAGCTCTGCCTCCCTGAAGCCCACGCGGCTGGAGACGTCGTGGAAGTAGGCCATCTTGTAGCAGGGCTGCGCGCCCTCGCCCAAACACACCGTCTGACCTGTGGCGTGGGGGACAGAAGGACATCAGACCTTACTAATGACATCATcagtgcatgcacacacacacacacagagagacacacacactgcAGATCTTATTGCAGCAGCATGCACATTAAGTGATTAGCTGCAGCGTCTTGTGCGGAATCATCACTTTGCTCTTCGACACACACTCAAGAGCTTCTTTTAGTGTGTGTGTCATAGACGTATGCATTTTATATCCATACACAGGTTacatgaataaaaaattaaaaaaatgtcacagtATTGAAAATGTGACACGTGCGTGACCTCTTGACCCGACCCTAAAAAAGCACTTGAACTCACCACTCAGCACCCGCGTGCCACGGACTGCTCTAACCAGGACAATGCCTAGGATCCACAGCCTCATCAGGTCGAAGGtcatctttttttgggggggcttcaAAGTGACGCGATCGGTcgatttcaaagtaaaagcaccTTTGCCTCCATGGCTTGCTGCTTGTCCTTTCCCTGCTCTTCTTCAGTGCGGGGGCTCTGCAACTGCTGTCCACAGTGACCCCGCCCACTTGCTGGGGCCCCGCCTCCCCTCTTCATTGAGCCCTAGggggccaacacacacacacacacactttacttATCTAATTAATTTAGTGGGACAGCAGAAGCGCTAATCAATAACGCTCTTTCAAACACACAAGGATGACATCATCGCTATGCTAAGCTCGTCAGGAAGTGCTTTAGTCAGGAatgcaaaaataaagtttttaaaaaaaaataagtttcactTACGTGTTTAATCTCTTTAgtttgcgcacacacacactcacaaatgaCAAAGTTACAGATGTTCCCTGCATTGATCCACTGCAGGCGGCTGATCGTCTCCCGGCAAAGAAACACACACCACTTACTGATGAACACACACAGCAGGAAGTGAGGAAGATGAGATGAAGAATATTAACAAGCGACATCAGGTGGTCATGTCATAACAGTAATGAGTGCTGTCATGGTTACGGTCGGCGGAGTCAACAGCGTTGTTGTGCGTGTGTAAATTCAGATTGATCTTTACATCTCAGTCTCagctaaaacacacacacgcctCATCAATTCATGTTTAAAGGATGGAGACAGGCTGTATTGATCTGTTTGTTACAGAAAAACTTGTCTGATGCTGCTTAATGTGTGCATGTGCTTGCATTAACACACTCACAAACTCAGGCTTTGACTCTGCCCCCacttttaaaacactgtttatcAGAGCTCATTATGATGGAATACTAATAAGTGTAACAGATTACTTATCGAATATGACTCTTTGAGGTCATGTGACCAAAGGAACGCCAGCAGCATCAATGcggaggagggaggggcctacCTTGTGACGCCCACTGATCCTGTCGCTGCGGGACTGACGACATCACAACTTCCCACAGCCAATTACAGTTGAAAGAGGAATTTTTATTCACACCTTTAAAATACGGGATAAACACAGGGGACATCTGGTGGGGTCAAAGGTCATACAGTACTCTCTTGATTGGGACCTTTTCACCTCCATAAAAACAAATCCCAGGGGatctttttctttaaaaataaaaagttgtgaGTTTAAAATCACGTTAAAAGATTGTCTCTTAGTCACATGACTTCAGGCTCCGCCCTCCAGCTTCCACTGCTGTGCCTGTGAGGCATCGCATATCGCCATGGAAACGTAGCCTTTGGGTCCCAGCGGCTGCACGGCGGAGAGACACTGACCCACCGACACCTGGTACAAACGCTCCGATTTCTGTGGGACACGCACACACGTTGATGGTTGCCTGTAATACGCGGCCGCTCAGCGTTTGAGCGTCTTACCCCCAAACTCCACTGCTGTGACCCCCCTGAGCCGTGACACTTCATCAGCCTAGGTGGGTCAAAGGTCCTGACCTCTGACACATCCAGACACAGAAGACCTGCCAAAACCAGCTGACCCTCCTCGTCGTAAGCCCACTCCTGcaaacgcacacatacacacggtGATGACATCACTGTGATGTCACATGAAGGCAGGTCAGCGGTTCACCTGTTCACGGTCACTGGGGTCACACGGCCTCAGCACAACAGCGCCGCCCTTCTGGCTGGCTCGACTCTGTGCCACCAAGCAACGCCCGGTTGCTAGGTTACGAAGCTGAAAGGGAAAGTGTTGTTTAACTGCGCTACAACAGGAAGTGAGACTCATCACAAGTAAGTTGGCTCAGGGGTCAAAGGTTACCCGTCCTTGCAGCAGGACCCGGGGTCGTCTCGGGCCCTTGTTGCTCAGCAGCTGCTGCGGCTGCTTGTTGTTGATCTCGGGGTAGACGTTGTCCAGGTACCAGCTGAAGGACCGGCACTGGAGACTCTGCCTTAAAGCCACCCGCTCGCTGATGTCGCCGTAGCCGCGCTGGCGCAGCTCGGGACGGAGGGACAGGTACTGTTCCTTTGGAGGAGGGAAAAGGACAGGAAGCGATGTCCAACCTTTTGCTCATTGTTGTACCGAACAGTGGAACTTCGATTTACCAACTTAATTTGTTCTTGAACGAGGTTCATgaatcaaaaagtttgtatagtgaagcaactTTCtccaacataataataataataataatagagtaccaatgagggcttcacggtggcagaggggttagtgcgtctgcctcacaatacgaagttcctgcagtcctgggttcaaatccaggctcgggatctttctgtgtggagtttgcatgttctccccgtgaatgcgtgggttccctccgggtactccggcttcctcccacttccaaagacatgcacctggggataggttgattggcaacactaaattggccctagtgtgtgaatgtgagaatgaatgttgtctgtctatctgtgttggccctgcgatgaggtggcgacttgcccagggtgtaccctgccttccgcccgattgtagctgagataggcgccagcgccccccgcgaccccgaaagggaataagcggtagaaaatggatggatggatggagtaccaatgattgtcacacacacactagttgtggcgaaattattccctgcatttgacccatccccttgatcaccccctgggaagtgaggggagcagtgggcagcagcggtgccacgcccgagaatcatttttggtgatttaacccccaattccaacccttaatgctgagtgccaagcagggaggtaatgggtcccatttttatagtctttggtatgactcagctggggtttgaactcacgacctaccgatctcagggcagacactctacccactaggccaagaaaatgtaaatatgaatgataggttgattggcaacactaaattggccctagtgtg encodes:
- the LOC133569436 gene encoding chondrolectin-like, with protein sequence MTFDLMRLWILGIVLVRAVRGTRVLSGQTVCLGEGAQPCYKMAYFHDVSSRVGFREAELACHMDGGSLLSIESPSEQEDVEHLLQELRSGAGGGGAGIADGDFWIGLTRVDGEDHKAPDVATSCPQLYRWTDGSMASFRNWYFDEPSCGGESCVVMYHQPAALSGVGGAYLYQWNDDRCNMKHNFICKYPPGRQLGEEHGTAGGRGTEATQDSAGELLPPQVTLAGTSGMLLLYVIIPTIPLMLLILVAAGSCCFHALSRSPSRTKVAVRQSNLWISKAPKADAMEV
- the LOC133569434 gene encoding zinc finger protein 737-like: MRGDEATRWREVGCQWEPQVGWTSEVGCQRDVDSRDVAVQVDLLTQTLGWRHKGTAAMPVPCSARQSAEQNGGAVLRRVKAVRNAVKTQTPCLPVSSSTPPQPSGARPQRIRRPPKWREDLLTLPEPLSSDCSDLAAADEATRTQLEAGVLAVVKLEDESSVCDVCGQVMKNKSSLIRHSFIHTGEKPFACHLCDLRFNRSDNLRHHLSHVHPGGVARRERRRPKQTWLCDACGKTFRCRSALKTHEVIHLGIKPHHCDLCPKAYMRTIDLDHHKKTVHEDGGERTRSVGSLLCDFCGKEFKFRSQLAAHLLTHTDERPHLCEVCGRKFCRQFQLERHKRLHPDGCVEHGTLPCQVCGRRFNTEAMLAAHSRVHTDEKPFRCGVCLRRFMSGACLKRHNTRVHLKMGQKAPTFSGTSRAPKVFPCSMCGKVFKFPSLLNNHAAVHSEERPHSCDMCTRRFRRLSHLKRHRRVVHLDGARPPQTFICHICGKDKKCRSQLARHIIIHTGERPFGCELCGARFNRHGNLQQHRKRMHGVGMPCADEETPVLFDDLDGDVVVSYKQEEIVTSEVATPPE